The following proteins are co-located in the Dyadobacter chenwenxiniae genome:
- the mnmH gene encoding tRNA 2-selenouridine(34) synthase MnmH has product MIRTIAINEYFLLPGGVPLADVRTPAEFAHGHIPGAFNLPLFTNEERVLVGTTYKQVGREEAILLGFDLTGSKWSGFIKHALEVAPGKKVAVHCWRGGMRSGAMAWALSLYGFEVFLIEGGYKSFRRWALEQFQKPAAFLILGGRTGSGKTKILRELASLGEQVIDLEDLAQHQGSSYGTMNRLVQPTQEQFENNLACQLKDINREKCLWVEDESRNIGKLTIPAPFFNQMSSATLIDIKVGLDQRVEALTLEYGPLEKEFLIACTNRIHKRLGPLQTKQAIAAISEGNMEEFIRIVLVYYDKTYQKDMAKRSAEKVLTMDITSKDMTVNAKQILNYINTIPATAHP; this is encoded by the coding sequence ATGATCAGAACAATAGCGATCAACGAATATTTTCTTTTACCAGGCGGTGTTCCGCTGGCTGATGTGCGCACGCCGGCGGAGTTTGCGCATGGGCACATTCCCGGCGCATTCAATCTGCCTTTGTTTACCAACGAAGAGCGGGTTTTGGTCGGGACAACTTACAAGCAGGTTGGGAGGGAGGAAGCGATTCTGTTAGGATTTGACTTAACCGGTTCCAAATGGTCGGGCTTTATCAAGCATGCTCTCGAAGTTGCTCCCGGTAAAAAAGTTGCAGTGCATTGCTGGCGGGGCGGCATGCGGAGTGGTGCCATGGCTTGGGCGTTAAGTCTTTATGGTTTTGAGGTTTTTCTCATTGAAGGTGGTTATAAAAGTTTCAGGCGATGGGCGCTGGAACAGTTTCAGAAACCAGCGGCGTTCCTGATATTGGGAGGCAGGACAGGATCGGGCAAGACAAAAATCTTACGTGAACTCGCGTCGCTGGGCGAACAAGTAATTGATCTGGAAGACCTGGCGCAGCATCAGGGCTCGTCCTATGGCACGATGAACAGGCTTGTCCAGCCCACGCAGGAACAGTTTGAAAACAATCTGGCCTGCCAGTTGAAAGATATCAATAGGGAAAAGTGCCTGTGGGTGGAAGACGAGAGCAGAAATATTGGCAAACTTACAATTCCTGCGCCCTTTTTCAATCAAATGAGCAGCGCCACGCTGATCGATATCAAAGTGGGCTTGGATCAGCGGGTTGAGGCATTAACATTGGAATACGGCCCGCTCGAAAAAGAATTTTTGATCGCCTGCACAAACCGCATTCACAAAAGGCTGGGACCATTGCAGACGAAGCAAGCAATAGCGGCCATCAGTGAGGGAAATATGGAAGAATTTATCCGTATCGTGCTCGTTTATTATGACAAGACTTACCAGAAAGATATGGCCAAAAGAAGCGCCGAAAAGGTGCTGACTATGGACATTACAAGCAAGGATATGACTGTAAATGCAAAGCAGATTTTAAATTATATCAACACTATTCCGGCCACAGCGCACCCATAG
- a CDS encoding tryptophan-rich sensory protein has product MTKTLQIANILAFIATVIMNYLSNTGIFNNNTMATVSAEYQNFFTPSGYAFSIWGVIYIGLAAFVIHQSRGLFNDKKAPEIVGRIGWLFVISCIANCLWIIAWLYDYTGASVLIMIVLLSSLLGIVLKTRMELDLVTMKKIALEWWPFALYLGWITVALIANIAAYLTKIGWDGFGISANAWTIIMICVAGFIQLFLTWNRNLREAAMVGAWGLAAVAVANWGAHQDIAFTAVAVVAVILISNGLHAYMNRGKHYLVK; this is encoded by the coding sequence ATGACAAAGACATTGCAAATAGCGAATATACTGGCATTCATTGCGACAGTAATCATGAATTACTTGTCGAATACAGGCATTTTCAATAATAATACAATGGCCACGGTCTCGGCCGAATATCAAAATTTCTTCACACCCTCTGGCTATGCGTTCTCCATTTGGGGGGTGATTTACATTGGTCTGGCTGCATTTGTAATTCATCAGAGCCGAGGGCTTTTCAATGATAAAAAGGCGCCGGAGATCGTAGGCAGGATCGGATGGCTTTTCGTCATTTCCTGCATTGCGAATTGCCTGTGGATCATTGCCTGGCTTTATGACTATACGGGCGCTTCCGTGCTGATAATGATTGTGTTACTCAGCTCATTGCTGGGAATAGTTTTAAAAACACGCATGGAACTGGATCTGGTCACTATGAAAAAAATTGCCTTGGAATGGTGGCCTTTTGCATTATATCTGGGCTGGATTACCGTTGCATTGATCGCCAATATCGCTGCTTATCTTACCAAGATCGGCTGGGATGGCTTCGGGATTTCTGCAAATGCCTGGACCATCATTATGATCTGTGTGGCAGGTTTTATCCAACTCTTCCTGACATGGAACCGTAATTTGCGAGAGGCTGCAATGGTCGGCGCATGGGGGCTTGCCGCGGTTGCTGTGGCAAACTGGGGAGCGCATCAGGACATTGCGTTCACGGCAGTTGCTGTCGTTGCAGTAATCCTGATCAGCAATGGCTTACATGCCTATATGAACCGGGGCAAACATTATCTGGTCAAATAA